One Actinomadura viridis genomic region harbors:
- a CDS encoding acyl-CoA dehydrogenase family protein, translated as MNLELSDEQQAARRLAADFVEREIAPHAAEWDRAERVDQRIVRRLGDLGFLGLTIPERYGGSGGDHLTYALVLEELGRGDSAVRGIVSVSLGLVAKSIDAYGDEEQKLTWLPALADGTALGCFALTEPGSGSDAAALTTRAVRDGDDWLISGSKMFITNGTWADVALVFARTGEQGHRGITAFLVPTDGAGFQRRELHGKLGLRGQATAELAFDGVRVPGSARLGPEGKGFSIAMAALAKGRMSVAAGCVGLARACLDAAVAYAKEREQFGKPIASHQLVQDLLAGIAVEVDAARLLVWRVADHIDRGLPFATESSMAKLYASEAAVRAANDAIQVFGGYGYIDEFPVSKYLRDARVMTLYEGTSQIHKLLIGRALTGIAAFD; from the coding sequence ATGAACCTGGAACTGTCCGACGAGCAGCAGGCGGCGCGACGGCTCGCCGCCGACTTCGTCGAGCGTGAGATCGCGCCCCACGCCGCCGAATGGGACCGCGCCGAGAGGGTCGATCAGCGGATCGTCCGGCGCCTCGGCGATCTGGGGTTCCTCGGCCTGACCATCCCTGAGAGGTACGGCGGCTCCGGGGGCGACCATCTCACCTATGCCCTGGTGCTGGAGGAACTCGGCCGGGGCGACTCGGCGGTGCGGGGAATCGTGTCGGTCTCCCTCGGACTGGTCGCCAAGTCGATCGACGCCTACGGGGACGAGGAGCAGAAGCTCACGTGGCTGCCCGCCCTGGCGGATGGGACGGCACTGGGATGCTTCGCGCTGACCGAGCCCGGCAGCGGTTCCGATGCCGCCGCCCTCACCACCAGAGCGGTGCGCGACGGCGATGACTGGCTGATCAGCGGTTCCAAGATGTTCATCACCAACGGCACCTGGGCGGACGTCGCCCTGGTGTTCGCCCGCACAGGTGAGCAGGGTCACCGGGGTATCACCGCCTTCCTCGTACCGACCGATGGCGCCGGATTCCAGCGCCGTGAGCTGCATGGCAAGCTGGGTCTGCGCGGGCAGGCGACGGCGGAACTGGCGTTCGACGGCGTGCGGGTGCCCGGCAGCGCGCGCCTGGGCCCCGAGGGCAAGGGCTTCTCCATCGCCATGGCGGCGCTGGCCAAGGGGCGTATGTCGGTCGCCGCCGGATGTGTCGGCCTGGCACGGGCATGCCTGGACGCGGCGGTCGCCTATGCCAAGGAACGCGAGCAGTTCGGCAAACCCATCGCCTCCCACCAGCTGGTGCAGGATCTACTCGCGGGCATCGCGGTCGAGGTCGACGCGGCCCGCCTGCTGGTGTGGCGAGTCGCCGATCACATCGATCGCGGGCTGCCCTTCGCCACCGAATCCTCGATGGCGAAGCTGTACGCAAGTGAGGCCGCCGTGCGCGCCGCCAACGACGCCATCCAGGTGTTCGGCGGGTATGGCTACATCGACGAGTTCCCCGTGTCCAAGTACCTGCGGGACGCCCGCGTCATGACCCTTTACGAAGGAACCAGCCAGATCCACAAACTGTTGATCGGCCGCGCCCTGACAGGCATCGCCGCGTTCGATTGA
- a CDS encoding crotonase/enoyl-CoA hydratase family protein, with protein MPGKITVEYGEGLAIMTIDRPEVRNAIDRDVAEGIAAAVDELDARADLRVGIITGAGGIFSAGMDLKAFLHGEPAHVPGRGFGGIVEAPPRKPLIAAVEGCALAGGCELALAADLVVAAENASFGLPEVKRGLVAAGGGLLRLPRRIPYHVAMELALTGDVLPADRARALGLVNRITPPGGALAQARRLASAILANGPLAVRVTKQVIAQSPSWSAGEAFARQREMTAPVFASHDAEEGARAFAEKRAPKWTGE; from the coding sequence GTGCCCGGGAAGATCACCGTGGAGTACGGCGAAGGTCTCGCCATCATGACCATCGACCGGCCGGAGGTCCGCAACGCCATCGACCGGGACGTGGCCGAGGGCATCGCGGCGGCGGTCGACGAACTCGACGCCCGTGCGGACCTGCGGGTCGGGATCATCACGGGAGCCGGTGGGATCTTCAGCGCCGGCATGGACCTCAAGGCGTTCCTCCACGGCGAGCCCGCCCACGTGCCCGGCCGCGGTTTCGGCGGGATCGTCGAGGCGCCTCCGCGCAAGCCGCTGATCGCCGCCGTCGAGGGTTGCGCACTGGCCGGAGGCTGCGAGCTCGCGCTGGCCGCCGACCTGGTGGTGGCCGCCGAGAACGCCTCGTTCGGGCTGCCGGAGGTGAAGCGGGGGCTCGTCGCGGCGGGCGGCGGGTTGCTGCGGCTGCCACGCCGCATCCCGTACCACGTGGCGATGGAGCTGGCGCTGACCGGCGACGTCCTCCCGGCCGACCGCGCCCGAGCACTCGGTCTGGTCAACCGGATCACCCCACCGGGCGGCGCACTCGCGCAGGCGCGGCGCCTGGCTTCGGCGATCCTGGCGAACGGTCCCCTCGCCGTGCGCGTCACCAAGCAGGTGATCGCGCAGTCGCCGTCCTGGTCCGCCGGAGAAGCGTTCGCCAGGCAGCGGGAGATGACCGCTCCGGTCTTCGCTTCACATGATGCCGAGGAGGGGGCTCGCGCCTTCGCCGAGAAGCGCGCTCCGAAGTGGACCGGTGAGTGA
- a CDS encoding alpha/beta fold hydrolase, with amino-acid sequence MSYKRITANGIDFAYLEQGDGPLALLLHGFPEAPSMYRHLMPVLAEAGYRAVAPAMRGFAPTQLPPDGSMRIADLIADANALHEALGGDENAVIIGHDWGGFATWGAAAHAPQRWSKVVVADVPPVRFYARKAADPVQIHKNSHFYFFQMGVADQIVPVNDFAYLDWLWQHWTGDVPGFDSTPDRQAGKDALREPANLRCGLGLYRDNFQPHTYGTDAWEMGKVLADLPTQPTLYLHGAQDPVVDEEILPDIVDVLPEGSDGALLEDVGHFPFLEAPGQVNELIHKFLTR; translated from the coding sequence ATGAGCTACAAGCGCATCACCGCCAACGGGATCGACTTCGCCTACCTGGAGCAGGGCGACGGACCGCTGGCGCTGCTGCTGCACGGTTTCCCCGAAGCGCCGAGCATGTACCGGCACCTGATGCCGGTCCTGGCCGAGGCCGGTTACCGGGCGGTCGCCCCCGCCATGCGCGGCTTCGCCCCCACCCAGCTCCCGCCGGACGGCAGCATGCGGATCGCCGACCTGATCGCCGACGCCAACGCCCTGCACGAGGCCCTCGGCGGCGACGAGAACGCGGTCATCATCGGACACGACTGGGGCGGCTTCGCGACCTGGGGCGCCGCCGCCCACGCCCCGCAGCGCTGGTCAAAGGTCGTCGTCGCCGACGTCCCGCCGGTGCGGTTCTATGCCCGCAAGGCCGCCGACCCCGTGCAGATCCACAAGAACAGCCACTTCTACTTCTTCCAGATGGGCGTGGCCGACCAGATCGTTCCGGTCAACGACTTCGCCTACCTGGACTGGCTCTGGCAGCACTGGACCGGCGACGTCCCCGGCTTCGACTCCACCCCCGACCGGCAGGCCGGCAAGGACGCCCTGCGCGAACCGGCCAACCTGCGCTGCGGGCTGGGGCTCTACCGGGACAACTTCCAGCCCCACACCTACGGCACCGACGCCTGGGAGATGGGCAAGGTGCTGGCCGACCTGCCCACCCAGCCGACCCTGTACCTGCACGGCGCCCAGGACCCGGTGGTCGACGAGGAGATCCTCCCCGACATCGTCGACGTCCTGCCCGAAGGCTCGGACGGCGCGCTGCTCGAGGACGTGGGCCACTTCCCGTTCCTGGAGGCCCCCGGCCAGGTCAACGAACTGATCCACAAGTTCCTGACCAGGTGA
- a CDS encoding TetR/AcrR family transcriptional regulator — MRTASRLMQRQGYEATGIKQISREAGVALSSVYHFFPGGKHELAAAGVRQADQEFADILHRALASADDPAEAIVACTDLLAEYLRDSDWLDGCPITATALETAGRAPEIQRAVADTFDHWRGIVAERLLRAGIARQDALDLAHTVINTLEGAELTAQVSRSAEPLQIAGRHLAKLIDIYA, encoded by the coding sequence GTGCGCACGGCTTCACGGCTGATGCAGCGGCAGGGGTACGAGGCGACCGGGATCAAGCAGATCTCCCGGGAGGCGGGCGTCGCGCTCAGCTCCGTCTACCACTTCTTCCCCGGGGGCAAGCACGAACTGGCCGCCGCCGGGGTGCGGCAGGCCGACCAGGAGTTCGCCGACATCCTGCACCGGGCCCTGGCCAGCGCGGACGACCCGGCCGAAGCGATCGTCGCCTGCACCGATCTGCTCGCCGAGTACCTGCGCGACTCCGACTGGCTCGACGGCTGCCCGATCACCGCGACCGCCCTGGAGACCGCCGGCCGCGCCCCCGAGATCCAGCGCGCCGTCGCCGACACCTTCGACCACTGGCGCGGCATCGTCGCCGAGAGGCTCCTCCGGGCCGGCATCGCCCGGCAGGATGCCCTCGACCTCGCCCACACCGTGATCAACACCCTGGAGGGCGCGGAACTGACCGCACAGGTGTCCCGCAGCGCCGAACCACTCCAGATCGCGGGCCGGCACCTGGCGAAGCTGATCGATATCTACGCCTGA
- a CDS encoding 3-oxoacid CoA-transferase subunit A, protein MSRTEILESVDEAVRGIEDGSTVLVGGFGFAGMPFDLIDGLIRQGAKDLTIVSNNAGNGDVGLAALLKAGRVRKVVCSFPRQSDSHVFDELYRAGKIDLEIVPQGNLAERMRAAGAGIGAFYCPTAVGTPLAEGKETRTIDGRVHILEYPIKGDVALIRAHRADTLGNLVYRKTARNFGPVMAAAATTTLVQVGEVVPAGDLDPEAVVTPGIYVDRVVRVEERHYTVQGAR, encoded by the coding sequence GTGAGCCGGACGGAGATCCTGGAAAGCGTCGACGAGGCCGTCCGCGGCATCGAGGACGGCAGCACCGTCCTGGTCGGCGGCTTCGGCTTCGCCGGCATGCCGTTCGACCTCATCGACGGGCTGATCCGGCAGGGCGCGAAGGACCTCACCATCGTGTCCAACAACGCCGGCAACGGGGACGTCGGGCTGGCCGCGCTGCTCAAGGCCGGACGCGTGCGGAAGGTGGTCTGCTCCTTCCCCCGCCAGAGCGACTCCCACGTGTTCGACGAGCTCTACCGGGCCGGGAAGATCGATCTGGAGATCGTGCCGCAGGGCAACCTCGCCGAGCGGATGCGCGCCGCCGGCGCCGGCATCGGCGCGTTCTACTGCCCCACCGCCGTGGGGACCCCCCTCGCCGAGGGCAAGGAGACCCGGACGATCGACGGGCGCGTCCACATCCTGGAGTACCCGATCAAGGGCGACGTGGCGCTGATCAGGGCCCATCGCGCCGACACGCTGGGCAATCTCGTCTACCGCAAGACCGCCCGCAACTTCGGCCCCGTCATGGCCGCGGCCGCGACCACCACGCTCGTCCAGGTGGGCGAGGTCGTCCCCGCCGGCGACCTCGACCCGGAGGCGGTCGTCACGCCCGGCATCTACGTCGACCGGGTCGTCCGGGTCGAGGAACGGCACTACACCGTCCAGGGAGCGCGCTGA
- a CDS encoding DinB family protein: MPSTTRRDRRGDTPPPRTGSDEAETLRGFLDYLRTSIAAKVDGAPEPQVRTAAVPSGTNLLGLLNHLTFVERSMFLGDDVTDWQATFHAAPADGVADVVARYRETVERANEVLDRCTDLGAPVPRPRPGRPAPSVRWALTHMIEETGRHAGHADILRELIDGTTGR; encoded by the coding sequence GTGCCCAGCACCACGCGCCGCGACCGCCGCGGCGACACCCCGCCGCCCCGGACCGGAAGCGACGAGGCCGAGACCCTGCGCGGATTCCTCGACTACCTCCGGACCTCGATCGCCGCGAAGGTCGACGGGGCACCCGAACCGCAGGTGCGGACGGCCGCGGTGCCGTCGGGCACGAACCTGCTCGGCCTGCTCAACCACCTGACCTTCGTCGAACGCTCGATGTTCCTCGGGGACGACGTCACCGACTGGCAGGCGACATTCCACGCCGCACCGGCGGACGGGGTGGCCGACGTCGTCGCCCGCTACCGAGAGACGGTCGAGCGCGCGAACGAAGTGCTCGACCGGTGCACCGATCTCGGTGCGCCGGTTCCCCGGCCGCGGCCGGGCCGCCCCGCTCCCAGCGTCCGCTGGGCCCTCACCCACATGATCGAGGAGACCGGCCGCCACGCCGGTCACGCGGACATCCTGCGTGAACTCATCGACGGCACGACCGGCCGCTGA
- a CDS encoding ABC transporter permease, with protein MFVAWRDLKFAKGRFALMGTVIVLITLLVGLLSGLTAGLGRQNVSAITSLPADKIVFQAPSGGQDLSYADSTVTEQQWRRWSEAPGVESAEPLGIAVTKVTAGDRSIGASAFGVRPGSRLAPGGSEIGDGSAVLSTAVADDLGVKAGDSLTLAGERLKVAAVRGDSYFSHTPVMWTSLDTWRKVAPPTGGGEGPTATVIALETTSGADTAATDEQAGTRTVSTQDSLSAIGSYTSENGSLQLMRGFLFAISALVIGAFFAVWTIQRSGDVAVLKALGASTADLLKDALGQALVLLAGGTLIGTGIAAALGALVAGSAVPFVLTPATVLLPAAVMVLLGALGAALSIRRITSVDPLTALGSAR; from the coding sequence GTGTTCGTCGCCTGGAGGGACCTGAAGTTCGCCAAGGGGCGTTTCGCCCTGATGGGGACCGTCATCGTGCTGATCACCCTGCTGGTCGGACTGCTGTCCGGGCTGACGGCCGGACTGGGCCGGCAGAACGTCTCCGCGATCACGTCCCTGCCCGCGGACAAGATCGTCTTTCAGGCTCCCAGCGGCGGTCAGGACCTGTCGTACGCCGACTCCACCGTCACCGAGCAGCAGTGGCGGCGGTGGTCCGAGGCCCCCGGCGTCGAGAGCGCCGAACCCCTCGGGATCGCCGTTACCAAGGTCACCGCCGGGGACAGGAGCATCGGGGCCTCCGCCTTCGGCGTCCGGCCCGGCTCCCGCCTCGCCCCGGGCGGCAGCGAGATCGGCGACGGGTCGGCGGTGCTGTCCACCGCCGTCGCCGACGACCTCGGCGTGAAGGCCGGCGACTCCCTCACCCTGGCCGGGGAGCGGCTGAAGGTGGCCGCCGTGCGGGGCGATTCCTACTTCAGCCACACCCCGGTCATGTGGACCAGCCTGGACACGTGGCGGAAGGTCGCGCCGCCCACCGGCGGCGGGGAGGGCCCGACCGCCACCGTCATCGCCCTTGAGACCACCTCCGGGGCCGACACGGCGGCCACCGACGAGCAGGCGGGCACAAGGACGGTCTCCACCCAGGACTCGCTGTCGGCGATCGGCTCCTACACGTCCGAGAACGGCTCCCTGCAGCTGATGCGCGGCTTCCTGTTCGCCATCTCCGCACTGGTCATCGGTGCGTTCTTCGCCGTGTGGACCATCCAGCGCAGCGGCGACGTCGCCGTCCTCAAGGCACTCGGCGCCTCCACCGCCGACCTCCTCAAGGACGCCCTCGGCCAAGCCCTCGTCCTGCTCGCCGGCGGCACCCTGATCGGCACCGGCATCGCCGCCGCCCTGGGAGCGCTCGTGGCCGGCTCGGCCGTGCCGTTCGTCCTCACGCCCGCCACCGTCCTGCTCCCGGCCGCGGTGATGGTGCTCCTCGGCGCCCTGGGAGCCGCCCTGTCCATCCGCCGCATCACCTCCGTCGACCCGCTGACCGCCCTGGGGAGCGCCCGATGA
- a CDS encoding LysR substrate-binding domain-containing protein codes for MDLRHLRYFVAVAEELHFGRAAARLTMAQPPLSQAIRRLEAELGVELLHRSTRRVELTDAGRGYLARARRILHEVDEAAQEARRVAAGAVGHLAIGCVGSATYSLLPALSRGLRRELPGVDFSFRGEMLVPDQTAALRAGGIDLALLRPPIADLSLTVLPLRRDRLVVAVPADHPLATRRRVGVADMADADLIVHSADRRSVMYDVVLGLFRDAGVEPRIRHEVGETSTLITLVAGGLGMAVVPEPVAVLALEGVAFRPLAPAAHVDLAISHRTDRTEPHLARAVAVIRRIVQDAPHG; via the coding sequence ATGGATCTGCGTCACCTGCGGTACTTCGTCGCCGTCGCCGAGGAACTCCACTTCGGGCGGGCCGCCGCACGGCTCACCATGGCCCAGCCGCCGCTGTCGCAGGCGATCCGCCGGCTGGAGGCCGAACTCGGCGTGGAGCTGCTCCACCGGAGCACCCGCCGGGTCGAGCTGACCGACGCGGGCCGCGGCTACCTCGCCCGCGCCCGGAGGATCCTCCACGAGGTGGACGAGGCCGCGCAGGAGGCCCGCCGGGTCGCGGCCGGCGCGGTCGGCCACCTCGCGATCGGCTGCGTCGGCTCGGCGACCTACAGCCTGCTGCCCGCCCTCTCCCGCGGTCTCCGCCGGGAGCTGCCGGGCGTCGACTTCTCCTTCCGCGGCGAGATGCTGGTGCCCGACCAGACCGCTGCGCTGCGGGCCGGCGGGATCGACCTGGCGCTGCTGCGGCCGCCGATCGCGGACCTGTCGCTCACCGTCCTGCCGCTGCGCCGGGACCGGCTCGTCGTCGCCGTCCCCGCCGACCATCCCCTGGCGACCCGGCGGCGGGTCGGGGTCGCCGACATGGCGGACGCCGACCTCATCGTCCATTCCGCGGACCGCCGTTCGGTGATGTACGACGTCGTGCTCGGGCTCTTCCGCGACGCGGGCGTCGAGCCCCGGATCCGGCACGAGGTCGGCGAGACCTCCACGCTGATCACCCTCGTCGCGGGCGGTCTCGGCATGGCCGTCGTCCCGGAACCGGTGGCGGTCCTGGCCCTCGAAGGCGTCGCCTTCCGGCCCCTGGCGCCCGCCGCGCACGTCGATCTCGCGATTTCGCACCGGACCGACCGCACCGAACCGCACCTGGCCAGGGCCGTCGCGGTCATCCGCCGGATCGTGCAGGACGCCCCGCACGGCTGA
- a CDS encoding endonuclease/exonuclease/phosphatase family protein — MRIISLNAWGGAMFDELAPWLDECDADILCLQEVTHTPGVGGWTHFDDAERSLPQRANLLADVRSSLRRHHGSFTASDTGPVRNDTDRAHRQDFGLATFVTESLPIVATRSGFVHGEYAEYRHEWPIDGRPRTAQAVRVFDRRAQRFITVVHFHGLRDPRGKADTPARLAQAERLAEFVDGVREDGDLTVVCGDFNVLPHSETFRILNGLGLVDLVRDADTRTSRYRKSLRHASYLLVSDPAAVGRFEVMTEPEVSDHRALILDLR; from the coding sequence GTGCGCATCATCTCTCTCAATGCCTGGGGCGGGGCGATGTTCGACGAACTCGCGCCCTGGCTCGACGAATGTGACGCCGACATCCTGTGCCTTCAGGAAGTGACTCACACCCCGGGCGTCGGTGGCTGGACACACTTCGACGACGCGGAGCGCTCGCTGCCGCAGCGGGCGAACCTCCTGGCCGACGTCCGCTCCTCACTCCGCCGGCACCACGGTTCGTTCACCGCCAGCGACACCGGCCCGGTGCGCAACGACACCGACCGTGCGCACCGGCAGGACTTCGGGCTCGCGACCTTCGTCACCGAGTCGCTTCCCATCGTCGCGACGCGATCCGGATTCGTGCACGGCGAGTACGCCGAGTACCGGCACGAATGGCCGATCGACGGCCGGCCCCGCACCGCCCAAGCCGTACGCGTCTTCGACCGCCGAGCACAGCGGTTCATCACCGTCGTCCACTTCCACGGCCTGCGGGACCCCCGCGGCAAGGCCGACACCCCGGCCCGCCTGGCGCAGGCCGAACGACTCGCCGAGTTCGTCGACGGCGTGCGCGAGGACGGTGACCTGACCGTGGTCTGCGGCGACTTCAACGTGCTGCCCCACAGCGAGACCTTCCGGATCCTCAACGGGCTCGGGCTGGTCGATCTGGTCCGGGACGCCGACACGAGAACCTCCCGCTATCGCAAGTCCCTACGGCACGCGAGCTACCTGCTCGTATCCGACCCCGCCGCCGTCGGACGGTTCGAGGTCATGACCGAGCCCGAGGTGTCCGACCATCGTGCTCTGATACTCGACCTCCGATGA
- a CDS encoding 3-oxoacid CoA-transferase subunit B, with product MPLTTDELAAVVARDIPAGSYVNLGIGRPTRVADHLPGDSGIVLHTENGMLNMGPAAVGEEIDPDLTNAGKVPVTELPGASYFHHADSFAMMRGGHLDVCVLGAFQVSATGDLANWHTGAADAVPAVGGAMDLAIGAKQVFVMMTLFDKKGASKLVPACTYPLTGVGCVSRVYTDVAVIDVGPDGAALRETFGITADELRARLPVPLKAA from the coding sequence ATGCCCCTCACCACCGACGAACTCGCCGCGGTCGTCGCCCGCGACATCCCCGCCGGCTCCTACGTCAACCTCGGCATCGGCCGGCCCACCAGGGTCGCCGACCATCTTCCCGGCGACTCGGGCATCGTCCTGCACACCGAGAACGGGATGCTCAACATGGGCCCCGCCGCGGTCGGCGAGGAGATCGACCCCGACCTCACCAACGCCGGCAAGGTCCCGGTGACCGAGCTGCCCGGAGCGTCCTACTTCCACCACGCCGACTCCTTCGCCATGATGCGTGGCGGCCATCTGGACGTGTGCGTGCTGGGCGCGTTCCAGGTCTCGGCGACCGGGGACCTCGCCAACTGGCACACCGGCGCCGCCGACGCCGTCCCGGCCGTCGGCGGCGCGATGGACCTGGCCATCGGCGCCAAGCAGGTCTTCGTGATGATGACGCTCTTCGACAAGAAGGGCGCATCCAAACTGGTGCCCGCCTGCACCTACCCGCTGACCGGCGTCGGCTGCGTCAGCCGGGTCTACACCGACGTCGCCGTCATCGACGTGGGCCCCGACGGGGCGGCGCTCCGCGAGACCTTCGGCATCACGGCCGACGAGCTCCGCGCCCGCCTGCCCGTCCCCCTCAAGGCCGCTTGA
- a CDS encoding ABC transporter ATP-binding protein codes for MSLRLTDITLTYPDGDTRLTALDKVSLEVPKGGLTAVVGPSGSGKSSLLAVAATLITPDSGTVTIDGTSTTGLSRGELTDLRRRKIGIVFQQPNLIGSLTAAEQLQVMAQIDGRKPRSARGRAMELLDAVGLAGQAGRRPHQLSGGQRQRVNIARALMNDPTVLLIDEPTSALDHGRGAAVIDLITRLTHRQATATVLVTHDRTHLTAVDRTAEVHDGRLHHPVHSRPPERPQQLPSPVVRNDLIAPTG; via the coding sequence ATGAGCCTCCGGCTGACCGACATCACCCTCACCTACCCCGACGGCGACACCCGCCTGACCGCCCTCGACAAGGTCAGCCTGGAGGTTCCCAAGGGCGGCCTGACCGCCGTGGTCGGCCCTTCCGGCTCCGGCAAGTCCAGCCTGCTCGCCGTCGCCGCCACCCTCATCACGCCCGACTCCGGAACGGTCACCATCGACGGCACCTCCACCACCGGCTTGAGCCGCGGCGAGCTCACCGACCTGCGCCGACGCAAGATCGGTATCGTCTTCCAGCAGCCCAACCTCATCGGCTCCCTCACCGCGGCCGAACAGCTGCAGGTCATGGCCCAGATCGACGGGCGCAAGCCCCGCAGCGCCCGGGGCCGGGCGATGGAACTCCTCGACGCGGTCGGCCTGGCCGGCCAGGCCGGTCGCCGCCCGCACCAGCTCTCCGGCGGCCAGCGCCAGCGCGTCAACATCGCCCGCGCCCTGATGAACGACCCCACCGTCCTCCTGATCGACGAGCCCACCAGCGCCCTCGACCACGGACGAGGCGCCGCCGTCATCGACCTGATCACCCGCCTCACCCACCGGCAGGCCACCGCCACCGTCCTGGTCACCCATGACCGCACCCACCTCACCGCCGTCGACCGGACGGCCGAGGTCCACGACGGCCGCCTCCACCACCCCGTCCACAGCCGACCACCCGAGCGGCCTCAGCAGCTGCCCAGTCCAGTGGTCCGCAACGACCTGATCGCACCCACCGGATGA
- a CDS encoding ABC transporter permease codes for MSTLTLAARDSSTMVRRQLRRLIRYPSMTVQLVVTPVIILILFVYVFGGTLGAGLGGGRGAYINYVVPGILLMAAATAATGTAVMVATDMTEGIIARFRTMRISRASVLTGHVVGSVIQQLLGMAVVIGIALAIGFRPDATPVEWLAATGLLTLFVVAITWLAVALGMKSPTPEAASNAPMPLVFLPFLGSGFVPTDSMPAALRWFAEYQPFTPIMETVRGLLLGTPIGNSAAIATAWCAGLAAVSYLWAKNTFNKA; via the coding sequence ATGAGCACCCTCACCCTCGCCGCGCGCGACTCCTCCACCATGGTCCGGCGCCAGCTCAGGCGGCTGATCCGCTACCCCTCCATGACCGTGCAGCTGGTCGTCACGCCCGTCATCATCCTGATCCTGTTCGTCTACGTCTTCGGCGGCACCCTCGGTGCCGGCCTCGGCGGCGGCCGCGGCGCCTACATCAACTACGTCGTCCCCGGCATCCTGCTCATGGCGGCCGCCACGGCCGCGACCGGAACCGCCGTCATGGTCGCCACCGACATGACCGAAGGGATCATCGCCCGCTTCCGTACCATGCGGATCTCCCGGGCCTCCGTCCTCACCGGCCACGTCGTCGGCAGCGTCATCCAGCAGCTCCTGGGCATGGCGGTCGTCATCGGCATCGCCCTCGCCATCGGATTCCGTCCCGACGCGACACCCGTCGAATGGCTGGCCGCCACCGGCCTGCTCACCCTGTTCGTCGTGGCCATCACCTGGCTCGCGGTCGCCCTCGGCATGAAGTCCCCGACCCCCGAGGCCGCCAGCAACGCCCCCATGCCCCTGGTCTTCCTGCCCTTCCTCGGCAGCGGCTTCGTGCCCACCGACTCCATGCCCGCCGCCCTCCGCTGGTTCGCCGAGTACCAGCCCTTCACCCCGATCATGGAAACCGTCCGCGGCCTCCTCCTCGGCACCCCGATCGGAAACAGCGCCGCCATCGCCACCGCCTGGTGCGCCGGCCTCGCCGCCGTCTCCTACCTCTGGGCCAAGAACACGTTCAACAAGGCCTGA